The following proteins come from a genomic window of Thiothrix unzii:
- a CDS encoding S8 family peptidase, with translation MLPRLWLSPLVLLLTAQVWAAEPPPLQPQLAGATDQIIVKLRPTAQRSMMFSAETQVEAAIANVGLGIPASYERSMGGNAHVVQLPGIMTIQEAQDYATLLRTDPDVEYAEPDQLMFPTADITPNDPQFLSQWHYGSANADGGAANLPAAWGEVTNAPEIVVAVVDTGVLDHPDLSARLLGGQAATSGYDFVNTPARANDGDGRDNNPSDPGDWISATDAADSAFSGCSVRNSSWHGTHVAGTVGAVSNNAVGVAGVAWNAKILMARGMGKCGGYLSDISDAIRWSSGETINGVPNPNPAKVINLSLGGSGSCGSTYQNAIDAATARGAAVVVAAGNSNQNVSTHRPANCNNVIAVAALARTGGKASFSNTGAGVDIAAPGVSILSTVNGGKTTPTDQHTYAAYHGTSMATPHVSGVIALMLAANPHLRDGSIPAGEIPALLEQKLKASARLFVTGTGNDCSTALCGAGALDAYRAVMSVKTPPLAQAGANQNVSMGAGVTLQGTGTAGGYGGNIRQYRWQQTAGTPVALSNNTAANPTFVAPATADTLAFRLTVTNDVGLTATSVTNVTVGATPISTSVCDPVVLNNAETLTGQWAAGCASQHRGSGFYARYYRFTLATAATVKFDLKSSKQDAYLYLLAGDQTTSSVLASNDDSNGTTDSQLVRNLPAGTYVLEATTYAAGRAGEFTISATLATAPTTQNNCEPTAVALGATTNGQWETCAARKRGSTYFAGYYRFTLTQAATVTIDLKSDQQDTFLYLLNGSSADSSVLASNDDSNGSTNSQIKRTLAAGTYTLEATTYYRQKTGAFSVTVK, from the coding sequence ATGCTCCCGCGTTTATGGTTGAGTCCGCTGGTTTTGTTGTTAACCGCTCAGGTTTGGGCAGCAGAGCCGCCACCGTTACAACCGCAGTTAGCGGGGGCAACCGACCAGATCATTGTTAAATTGCGCCCGACGGCACAGCGTTCGATGATGTTTAGCGCGGAAACCCAAGTGGAAGCGGCGATTGCAAACGTGGGGCTGGGCATTCCGGCGAGTTATGAACGCTCAATGGGCGGCAATGCGCATGTGGTGCAATTACCCGGCATCATGACGATTCAGGAAGCGCAAGATTACGCCACATTATTGCGCACTGACCCGGATGTGGAATACGCCGAGCCGGATCAGTTAATGTTTCCCACCGCTGATATTACCCCGAATGATCCGCAGTTTTTGAGCCAGTGGCATTACGGTTCGGCAAATGCCGACGGTGGTGCGGCAAATTTGCCCGCAGCGTGGGGTGAGGTCACTAACGCACCGGAGATTGTGGTTGCCGTTGTTGATACGGGCGTGCTGGATCACCCGGATTTATCCGCACGTTTATTGGGTGGGCAAGCGGCAACGTCGGGTTACGATTTCGTCAATACGCCTGCACGCGCTAATGATGGTGATGGGCGCGATAACAACCCCAGCGATCCGGGGGATTGGATTTCCGCGACGGATGCTGCTGACAGTGCGTTTTCAGGATGTTCGGTACGCAACAGTTCATGGCACGGCACACACGTTGCAGGCACTGTTGGCGCGGTCAGCAATAACGCTGTGGGTGTGGCAGGTGTCGCGTGGAATGCCAAAATTTTAATGGCGCGGGGCATGGGTAAATGCGGCGGTTATTTGTCGGATATTAGCGATGCGATTCGTTGGTCATCCGGTGAAACCATCAACGGTGTGCCGAACCCCAACCCTGCGAAAGTGATTAATCTGAGCTTAGGTGGTAGCGGAAGTTGCGGCTCGACTTACCAAAATGCTATTGATGCTGCCACCGCGCGTGGTGCAGCGGTCGTCGTCGCGGCGGGCAATAGCAACCAAAACGTTTCCACCCATCGCCCCGCAAACTGCAACAACGTGATTGCTGTCGCCGCCTTGGCGCGTACCGGCGGTAAAGCCAGTTTCAGTAATACCGGCGCGGGCGTTGATATTGCTGCACCCGGTGTGTCAATTTTATCAACAGTGAATGGCGGTAAAACCACGCCCACCGATCAACATACTTACGCGGCTTATCACGGCACAAGCATGGCAACACCGCACGTTTCGGGGGTGATTGCGCTGATGTTGGCGGCTAATCCGCATTTGCGTGATGGCAGCATTCCCGCTGGTGAAATTCCCGCATTACTGGAACAAAAGCTCAAAGCATCTGCGCGTTTGTTTGTTACCGGAACGGGCAACGATTGCAGCACTGCCTTGTGTGGCGCGGGGGCATTGGATGCTTATCGGGCGGTTATGTCGGTGAAAACACCACCTTTGGCACAAGCAGGTGCGAATCAAAACGTGTCTATGGGTGCGGGGGTAACGTTGCAAGGTACGGGAACGGCGGGTGGATACGGCGGTAATATTCGCCAGTATCGTTGGCAACAAACCGCTGGCACACCTGTTGCCTTGAGCAATAATACTGCCGCGAACCCCACGTTCGTAGCTCCGGCAACGGCTGACACGCTGGCGTTTCGTTTAACAGTTACCAATGACGTGGGCTTAACTGCCACCAGTGTTACCAATGTGACTGTGGGCGCGACTCCAATCTCTACCTCGGTATGTGATCCGGTGGTGTTAAATAATGCGGAAACTTTGACGGGGCAATGGGCAGCGGGTTGCGCTTCCCAGCATCGCGGTAGTGGGTTTTACGCACGTTATTACCGCTTTACCTTAGCGACGGCAGCCACCGTAAAATTTGATCTGAAATCCAGCAAACAAGATGCTTATCTCTATTTGCTGGCAGGTGATCAAACCACTAGCAGTGTGCTGGCGAGCAATGATGATAGTAATGGCACGACCGACTCGCAGCTTGTACGTAATCTGCCAGCGGGCACTTACGTGCTGGAAGCCACCACTTATGCCGCAGGGCGTGCAGGCGAATTCACCATCAGTGCAACACTGGCAACTGCTCCCACCACACAGAACAATTGCGAACCTACCGCAGTGGCTTTGGGCGCGACTACCAATGGGCAGTGGGAAACGTGTGCGGCGCGTAAACGCGGCAGCACTTACTTCGCAGGTTATTACCGCTTTACCTTGACCCAAGCTGCTACCGTTACCATTGACCTCAAGTCTGATCAGCAAGATACCTTCTTGTATTTATTAAACGGCAGCAGCGCGGATAGCAGTGTGCTGGCTTCTAATGACGACAGTAATGGCTCCACCAATTCACAAATCAAGCGGACGCTGGCAGCGGGGACTTATACGCTGGAAGCAACGACTTACTATCGGCAAAAAACGGGGGCGTTTTCTGTTACGGTGAAGTGA